A genomic segment from Neobacillus sp. YX16 encodes:
- the argS gene encoding arginine--tRNA ligase, which produces MNIVEQVQSRLKEEIRAAVVKANLATEEQIPDVVLEIPKEKAHGDYSTNMAMQLARVAKKAPRVIAEALIENFDLSKASIEKMEIAGPGFINFYMNNAYLTELIPTVLDAGEKYGETNVGGKQKLQVEFVSANPTGDLHLGHARGAAVGDSLSNILAKAGYDVSREYYINDAGNQINNLALSVEARYFQALGMEKAMPEDGYHGADIIGIGKTLAEEFGDKYVNVDEQERFEFFREYGLKYEMAKLQKDLEDFRVSFDVWYSETSLYKNGKIDEALKVLRENGYIYEEEGATWLRSTDFGDDKNRVLIKQDGSYTYLTPDIAYHKDKLDRGFEKLINIWGADHHGYIPRMKAAIQSLGYGADALEVEIIQLVHLYKNGEKMKMSKRTGKAVTMRDLVDEVGLDATRYFFAMRSSDTHMDFDLDLAVSESNENPVYYAQYAHARICSILRSGEEQGITVDKNADFSLIGAEKEIELLKKLGEFPQSVGEAAVKRVPHRVTNYIMELASTFHSFYNAEKVLDSEQPERTKARLALIKTVQITLRNALALIGVSAPEKM; this is translated from the coding sequence ATGAACATAGTTGAACAGGTTCAAAGTAGATTAAAAGAGGAAATTCGGGCAGCGGTGGTGAAGGCAAATCTTGCGACGGAAGAACAGATTCCTGATGTTGTCCTAGAAATACCGAAGGAAAAGGCGCACGGTGATTATTCAACAAACATGGCGATGCAGCTTGCACGTGTTGCGAAAAAGGCACCACGGGTGATCGCGGAGGCACTTATCGAGAATTTCGATCTTTCAAAGGCATCCATTGAAAAAATGGAAATCGCGGGTCCGGGGTTCATCAATTTTTATATGAATAATGCGTATCTAACAGAATTGATTCCGACAGTTCTTGATGCTGGGGAAAAGTACGGTGAAACAAACGTCGGCGGCAAGCAAAAGCTTCAAGTGGAGTTTGTTTCAGCGAATCCAACGGGTGACCTGCACCTAGGGCATGCACGTGGTGCGGCAGTCGGCGATTCGCTTTCAAATATTTTAGCAAAAGCAGGTTATGACGTTTCCCGTGAGTACTACATTAATGATGCCGGTAATCAGATTAATAATCTTGCCCTATCTGTAGAAGCACGTTATTTTCAGGCGCTAGGCATGGAAAAAGCAATGCCGGAAGACGGCTACCATGGTGCGGATATCATTGGGATTGGGAAGACGCTTGCAGAAGAGTTTGGCGATAAGTATGTGAATGTTGACGAGCAGGAGCGTTTTGAATTTTTCCGTGAGTACGGCTTGAAATACGAAATGGCGAAATTGCAAAAGGATCTTGAGGATTTCCGTGTTTCGTTTGATGTTTGGTACTCTGAAACTTCCCTTTATAAAAATGGGAAAATCGATGAGGCGTTAAAGGTACTTCGTGAGAACGGCTATATTTATGAGGAAGAGGGAGCTACCTGGCTTCGTTCAACCGATTTTGGAGACGATAAGAACCGCGTGCTCATTAAGCAGGATGGTTCGTATACGTATTTGACACCGGATATTGCTTACCATAAAGACAAACTTGACCGCGGCTTTGAAAAGCTCATCAATATTTGGGGGGCGGACCACCACGGTTATATCCCGCGGATGAAGGCGGCGATTCAGTCACTTGGCTATGGTGCGGACGCCCTCGAGGTGGAAATCATTCAGCTTGTCCACCTTTATAAAAACGGTGAGAAGATGAAGATGAGTAAGCGTACGGGTAAAGCTGTAACGATGCGTGATTTGGTTGATGAGGTCGGCCTCGATGCCACTCGTTACTTCTTTGCGATGAGAAGTTCGGATACCCATATGGATTTTGACCTGGATTTAGCGGTTTCGGAATCAAATGAAAATCCTGTTTATTATGCTCAATATGCACACGCAAGGATTTGCAGTATTCTTCGCTCTGGCGAGGAGCAAGGGATTACAGTTGATAAGAATGCTGATTTCTCATTAATTGGTGCGGAAAAAGAGATTGAGCTGTTGAAGAAGCTGGGCGAGTTCCCGCAATCGGTTGGAGAGGCAGCAGTGAAGCGCGTGCCGCACCGCGTTACGAACTATATTATGGAACTAGCTTCAACGTTCCACAGCTTCTACAATGCAGAAAAAGTGCTCGACAGCGAGCAGCCAGAGCGCACTAAGGCGCGCCTCGCGTTAATCAAAACTGTGCAAATCACACTGCGAAATGCCCTCGCATTGATTGGTGTCTCGGCTCCAGAAAAAATGTAA
- a CDS encoding DUF1934 domain-containing protein — MKINIKTTIDQQETFELMVFGTYFEKGNAAYLRYEEAMEEGSVRTIVKMATNDALILRGGAIKMRLPFELNRKLNGSYEMPFGQFATVTKAKRLDYSYENGKGHFDVLYDFSMEGSPTSTYQLEIAFQEEKK; from the coding sequence ATGAAAATTAATATCAAGACGACAATTGACCAGCAAGAGACTTTTGAATTGATGGTATTTGGTACATACTTTGAAAAAGGAAATGCTGCTTACCTCCGATATGAGGAAGCGATGGAAGAGGGAAGTGTTCGGACGATTGTAAAGATGGCAACGAATGACGCCTTGATTTTACGAGGCGGTGCAATAAAAATGCGTCTGCCATTCGAATTAAATCGTAAGCTGAATGGCAGTTATGAAATGCCGTTTGGTCAGTTTGCAACCGTGACAAAGGCAAAAAGATTAGACTATTCCTATGAAAATGGTAAAGGTCACTTTGATGTTCTTTATGATTTTTCAATGGAGGGTAGTCCAACAAGTACCTACCAGTTAGAAATAGCGTTTCAGGAGGAGAAGAAATGA
- the speB gene encoding agmatinase, giving the protein MRFDEAYSGNVFIKSHPNFEESQVVLYGMPMDWTVSYRPGSRFGPSRIREVSIGLEEYSAYLDRELEEVKYFDAGDIPLPFGNAQKSLDLIEDFVDQVLAAGKFPFGMGGEHLVSWPVMKAVYKKYPDLAIIHMDAHTDLRENYEGEPLSHSTPIRKIAEHIGPKNVYSFGIRSGMKEEFQWAKENGMHISKFEVHQPLKEILPELDGRPVYVTIDIDVLDPAHAPGTGTVDCGGITSKELLASIHEIARSGVNVVGCDLVEVAPIYDPSEQTANTASKLIREMLLGWVK; this is encoded by the coding sequence ATGCGTTTTGATGAGGCTTATTCTGGTAATGTGTTTATAAAGAGTCATCCGAATTTTGAGGAGAGCCAGGTTGTTCTATACGGAATGCCGATGGACTGGACCGTTAGCTATCGTCCGGGCTCCCGCTTTGGGCCATCTCGAATCCGTGAGGTATCGATTGGACTAGAAGAGTATAGTGCATATCTTGACCGCGAGCTGGAAGAGGTAAAATACTTTGACGCTGGTGATATTCCGCTTCCATTCGGAAATGCCCAAAAGAGCTTAGATTTGATTGAGGATTTCGTTGATCAAGTGTTAGCAGCTGGTAAATTTCCTTTTGGTATGGGCGGCGAGCACTTGGTGTCTTGGCCGGTGATGAAGGCGGTTTATAAGAAATACCCTGACTTAGCAATCATTCATATGGATGCCCATACGGATCTTCGGGAGAACTATGAGGGTGAACCATTATCCCACTCCACTCCAATTCGCAAAATTGCTGAACATATTGGACCGAAGAACGTCTATTCCTTTGGTATCCGCTCCGGGATGAAGGAAGAATTCCAATGGGCAAAAGAAAACGGCATGCATATTTCTAAATTTGAAGTGCATCAACCGTTAAAAGAGATACTACCTGAGCTTGACGGACGTCCGGTTTATGTCACGATTGATATAGATGTCTTAGACCCTGCACATGCACCGGGAACGGGTACGGTTGATTGCGGCGGGATTACTTCTAAAGAGCTGCTTGCCTCTATTCATGAAATCGCCCGTTCTGGTGTGAACGTAGTCGGCTGTGACCTTGTTGAAGTTGCACCTATTTACGATCCATCTGAACAAACAGCGAACACCGCCAGCAAATTGATTCGTGAAATGCTGCTTGGCTGGGTGAAATAA
- the speE gene encoding spermidine synthase, giving the protein MAIWFTEKQTENFGITMKINKTLHTEQTEFQKLDMVETEEWGNMLLLDDMVMTSVKDEFVYHEMVAHVPLFTHPNPENVLVVGGGDGGVIREVLKHPSVKKATLVDIDGKVIEYSKKFLPEIAGMLDDPRVDVQVDDGFMHIAKSENEYDVIMVDSTEPVGPAVNLFTKGFYAGISKALKEDGIFVAQSDNPWFKADLIRSVQRDVREIFSITRLYVANIPTYPSGLWAFTIGSKKHDPLEVSEDRFHEIETKYYTKELHKAAFVLPKFVGDLVK; this is encoded by the coding sequence ATGGCAATTTGGTTTACAGAAAAGCAAACTGAAAACTTCGGTATTACAATGAAGATAAATAAAACTTTACATACGGAACAAACGGAATTTCAAAAGCTTGATATGGTGGAAACAGAAGAATGGGGCAACATGCTTCTACTAGATGACATGGTTATGACCTCTGTTAAAGACGAGTTCGTTTACCACGAGATGGTTGCACATGTTCCTTTGTTTACACATCCAAACCCTGAGAACGTTTTAGTAGTCGGCGGCGGCGATGGCGGTGTTATTCGTGAAGTATTGAAGCACCCAAGTGTGAAGAAAGCAACGCTTGTTGATATTGATGGAAAAGTAATTGAGTACTCTAAAAAGTTTTTACCAGAAATCGCAGGCATGCTTGACGATCCGCGCGTTGATGTTCAAGTAGATGACGGCTTCATGCACATCGCAAAAAGCGAAAATGAATATGACGTAATTATGGTTGACTCAACAGAGCCAGTAGGACCGGCAGTGAACCTATTTACAAAAGGATTCTATGCGGGAATCTCTAAGGCATTAAAAGAAGATGGTATCTTCGTAGCGCAGTCTGACAACCCTTGGTTTAAAGCAGATCTTATTCGCAGCGTACAACGTGACGTTAGGGAAATCTTCTCGATTACCCGTTTATACGTAGCGAACATCCCAACATATCCAAGCGGACTATGGGCATTCACCATCGGATCTAAAAAGCACGATCCACTGGAAGTAAGCGAAGACCGCTTCCACGAAATCGAAACCAAATACTACACAAAAGAACTGCACAAAGCGGCATTCGTACTGCCTAAATTTGTTGGGGATTTAGTAAAGTAA